The following are encoded in a window of Arthrobacter antioxidans genomic DNA:
- a CDS encoding phosphatase PAP2 family protein, producing MPAHQDHYVGPRDLTRWTSPVGRFLVRCVRPLARWAGPHAALLLLIAVGGGVAAALTAASAEVYESVVEADGVAALDQPALDLAVSMREGWFDAFITGYTNIGGPIGMPILAVSVMVLLAVHRRSWTPVILLPAAAFGSLLMTVAGKDAIGRLRPPIDLAVPPYESSPSFPSGHSLNAVVIAGIVAYLLVLRQERRRTRALTVALAVVFAVTMGLSRVYLGHHWFTDVLVAWTLGVAWLAVVITAHRLYLTFRLHRTATRGVPA from the coding sequence ATGCCAGCGCACCAGGACCACTACGTCGGACCACGAGACCTCACCCGGTGGACGTCGCCGGTGGGCCGGTTCCTCGTCCGGTGCGTCCGCCCGCTCGCCCGCTGGGCCGGTCCGCACGCGGCCCTGCTGCTCCTCATCGCGGTCGGCGGCGGGGTCGCCGCTGCCCTCACCGCGGCGTCGGCCGAAGTGTACGAGTCGGTGGTGGAGGCCGACGGCGTCGCGGCCCTGGACCAGCCGGCCCTGGACCTCGCCGTGTCGATGCGCGAGGGCTGGTTCGATGCCTTCATCACCGGCTACACGAACATCGGCGGACCGATCGGCATGCCCATCCTCGCCGTGTCGGTCATGGTGCTGCTTGCCGTCCACCGCCGCTCCTGGACCCCCGTGATCCTGCTGCCGGCCGCGGCGTTCGGCTCCCTCCTCATGACGGTCGCCGGCAAGGATGCGATCGGCCGCCTGCGTCCGCCCATCGACCTCGCCGTCCCGCCCTACGAGTCCTCGCCGTCGTTCCCCAGCGGGCATTCCCTCAACGCCGTCGTCATCGCCGGCATCGTGGCGTACCTCCTCGTCCTGCGGCAGGAGCGCAGGCGCACCCGCGCGCTGACCGTCGCCCTGGCCGTCGTCTTCGCCGTGACCATGGGCCTCAGCCGGGTCTACCTCGGCCACCACTGGTTCACGGACGTGCTGGTCGCCTGGACGCTCGGGGTCGCCTGGCTCGCCGTCGTCATCACCGCGCACCGGCTCTACCTGACGTTCCGCCTGCACCGGACAGCCACCCGTGGCGTCCCCGCCTGA
- the ppk2 gene encoding polyphosphate kinase 2, whose amino-acid sequence MSSGKAVRDGAVIDGAPALEATAIPVPNPHTAGDAPMLLPHPDQPTWREDYPYAKKMTEREYQTAKRALQIELLKMQGWVRANEAKVALVFEGRDAAGKGGTIKRFMENLNPRGARIVALDKPSDKEKTQWYFQRYVSTLPSGGEIVLFDRSWYNRAGVERVMGFCSPTEYLEFMRQAPEFERMLVRSDTHLTKFWFSVSQAEQRRRFAKRHTDPVRRWKLSPMDLQSLDKWDEYTAAKEAMFFYTNTADAPWTVIKSNDKKRARIEAMRYILSVLDYDEKDHDVVGTPDPLIVGTGPHSRVFEAGEQATHLFPTL is encoded by the coding sequence ATGAGTTCAGGAAAAGCAGTCCGCGACGGCGCTGTGATCGACGGCGCCCCCGCCCTCGAAGCGACGGCCATCCCGGTCCCCAACCCCCACACGGCAGGCGACGCCCCCATGCTCCTGCCGCACCCGGACCAGCCGACGTGGCGCGAGGACTACCCGTACGCGAAGAAGATGACGGAGCGGGAGTACCAGACGGCCAAGAGGGCCCTTCAGATCGAACTGCTCAAGATGCAGGGGTGGGTCCGGGCGAACGAGGCCAAGGTCGCGCTGGTGTTCGAGGGACGTGACGCCGCCGGCAAGGGCGGGACCATCAAGCGTTTCATGGAGAACCTGAACCCGCGCGGCGCGCGGATCGTGGCCCTGGACAAGCCGAGCGACAAGGAGAAGACGCAGTGGTACTTCCAGCGCTACGTCTCCACGCTCCCCTCGGGCGGCGAGATCGTGCTGTTCGACCGGTCCTGGTACAACCGGGCCGGAGTGGAGCGCGTCATGGGGTTCTGCTCGCCCACGGAGTACCTCGAGTTCATGCGGCAGGCCCCCGAATTCGAACGCATGCTCGTCCGCAGCGACACGCACCTCACCAAGTTCTGGTTCTCCGTGTCGCAGGCCGAACAGCGCCGGCGCTTCGCCAAGCGCCACACGGATCCGGTGCGTCGCTGGAAGCTCAGCCCCATGGACCTGCAGTCCCTCGACAAGTGGGACGAGTACACGGCGGCCAAGGAGGCGATGTTCTTCTACACGAACACGGCCGACGCCCCGTGGACGGTCATCAAGAGCAACGACAAGAAGCGGGCCCGGATCGAGGCGATGCGCTACATCCTGTCCGTCCTCGACTACGACGAGAAGGACCACGACGTCGTCGGGACGCCCGATCCGCTGATCGTCGGGACGGGGCCGCACTCGCGCGTGTTCGAGGCGGGCGAGCAGGCCACCCACCTGTTCCCCACGCTCTGA
- a CDS encoding DUF4190 domain-containing protein gives MSQDPYPSELPSPGHRNPYDGGAYGNPGGYPPGSPYQPTGSYPSGLYQSSYQTMEGEKAAQLSLILGLVGFFVAGIILGPLAIWQARKAERLGVPATAGKVLGWIVTALYALAILAGILFVVLIIVGFGATASFGG, from the coding sequence ATGTCCCAGGATCCCTATCCCAGCGAACTCCCCTCCCCCGGCCACAGGAACCCGTACGACGGCGGTGCCTACGGGAATCCCGGCGGCTACCCGCCGGGCAGCCCCTACCAGCCGACCGGCAGCTATCCGTCGGGCCTCTACCAGTCCTCGTACCAGACGATGGAGGGCGAGAAGGCGGCCCAGCTCTCCCTGATCCTCGGCCTCGTGGGGTTCTTCGTGGCGGGCATCATCCTCGGGCCGCTCGCCATCTGGCAGGCCCGGAAGGCCGAGCGCCTCGGCGTGCCCGCCACCGCGGGGAAGGTCCTCGGCTGGATCGTCACGGCCCTCTACGCGCTCGCGATCCTGGCCGGCATCCTGTTCGTCGTCCTCATCATCGTGGGATTCGGCGCCACGGCCAGTTTCGGCGGCTGA
- a CDS encoding APC family permease, translating into MDLFRTKSIEQSIKDSDEKGHGLKRSLTTWDLMVMGVAVAVGAGIFSVGAQAAAFNAGPAVTISFVLAAITCALAIMCYAEFATALPVAGSAYVFTYATMGELIAWIIGWNLILELLMAAAVIAKFWGVYLSDLFSALDLDVPAEVSLLGLDLAWGPLLIVAVFTAVLIWGTKLSARVNSVFTIIKIGIVLFVIVVGFFYVNPENYTPFIPASEPATDGGTGWADQPFLSFLSGATPAAFGFTGIISGAALVFFAFIGFDVVATSAEEVKNPSRTLPRGIFAGLAVVSVLYILVTLVVTGMVPYTELGASGAPSLATAFQLVGADWAAGVISVGSLIGLTTVIMVLLMGLARVIFALSRDGLMPRALSRTSDKHGTPARTQVLCGVVVALLAGFTQVEVLAEMINIGTLSAFITVSLGIIVLRHKRPDLTPAFRVPFGKVIPIASALLCLYLMFNLATITWLFFAGWLVLGFALYFAYGNRHSRLGAQQRKDAEDSASV; encoded by the coding sequence ATGGACCTCTTCCGGACCAAGTCCATCGAGCAGTCGATCAAGGACTCCGATGAAAAGGGGCACGGCCTCAAACGGTCCCTCACCACGTGGGACCTCATGGTCATGGGCGTCGCCGTCGCCGTGGGCGCCGGCATCTTCTCGGTGGGCGCGCAGGCCGCCGCCTTCAACGCGGGCCCCGCGGTGACCATCTCCTTCGTCCTCGCCGCGATCACGTGCGCCCTCGCGATCATGTGTTATGCCGAGTTCGCGACAGCACTGCCCGTCGCGGGAAGCGCCTACGTCTTCACCTACGCCACGATGGGTGAGCTGATCGCCTGGATCATCGGCTGGAACCTGATCCTCGAGCTGCTCATGGCCGCCGCGGTCATCGCGAAGTTCTGGGGTGTCTACCTCTCCGATCTGTTCAGCGCGCTCGACCTCGACGTCCCTGCGGAGGTCAGCCTGCTGGGCCTCGACCTCGCCTGGGGGCCGCTGCTGATCGTCGCGGTCTTCACCGCCGTCCTGATCTGGGGTACCAAGCTGTCCGCGCGGGTCAACAGCGTCTTCACGATCATCAAGATCGGCATCGTGCTGTTCGTGATCGTCGTGGGCTTCTTCTACGTGAACCCCGAGAACTACACGCCGTTCATCCCTGCCTCCGAGCCGGCGACGGACGGCGGCACCGGCTGGGCCGACCAGCCCTTCCTCTCCTTCCTCAGCGGGGCCACACCGGCCGCCTTCGGTTTCACCGGCATCATCTCGGGCGCGGCGCTGGTGTTCTTCGCGTTCATCGGGTTCGATGTCGTCGCCACCTCGGCCGAGGAGGTGAAGAACCCGAGCCGCACCCTCCCCCGCGGCATCTTCGCGGGCCTCGCCGTCGTCAGCGTGCTCTACATCCTGGTGACCCTGGTCGTGACCGGCATGGTCCCCTACACCGAGCTCGGGGCCTCCGGCGCCCCCTCGCTGGCCACCGCCTTCCAGCTGGTCGGCGCGGACTGGGCCGCGGGCGTCATCTCGGTGGGCAGCCTGATCGGACTGACCACCGTGATCATGGTGCTGCTGATGGGCCTGGCGCGGGTGATCTTCGCGCTCAGCCGTGACGGGCTGATGCCGCGCGCGCTCAGCCGCACCTCGGACAAGCATGGGACGCCGGCGCGGACGCAGGTGCTCTGCGGTGTCGTCGTCGCCCTGCTCGCCGGGTTCACGCAGGTGGAGGTCCTCGCCGAGATGATCAACATCGGCACGCTGTCCGCCTTCATCACGGTGAGCCTCGGGATCATCGTCCTGCGCCACAAGCGTCCGGACCTCACTCCGGCCTTCCGCGTCCCGTTCGGCAAGGTCATCCCGATCGCCTCCGCCCTGCTCTGCCTCTACCTGATGTTCAACCTCGCCACCATCACGTGGCTGTTCTTCGCAGGGTGGCTGGTACTCGGCTTCGCCCTCTACTTCGCGTACGGCAACCGGCATTCCCGCCTCGGGGCGCAGCAGCGCAAGGACGCGGAGGATTCCGCGTCCGTGTGA
- a CDS encoding GNAT family N-acetyltransferase, which translates to MRSSSFADYRTQTAQAVDPQQFGMAAVPEITRNAAARPDDAGFPADLSTVSNRQLRVLCNQTYRMLDRDFPAMEAVHHYELLVEEIERREVQAETRSEPTKARGGFRDNSLFSRFELFSDGTMVGHVKYEMKGPYAVLIQAVVDPQFDPVDVEPALIRRVLLNAHQRRIAVVPYCPRVREFLREFPQYRALLPVDQRKRLEAALLVSADA; encoded by the coding sequence ATGCGATCTTCTTCGTTCGCCGATTACCGTACCCAGACAGCGCAGGCCGTCGACCCCCAGCAGTTCGGAATGGCCGCCGTCCCTGAAATCACCCGGAATGCGGCAGCCCGTCCGGATGACGCGGGCTTTCCCGCCGACCTCTCCACCGTGTCGAACCGGCAGCTGAGGGTCCTCTGCAACCAGACGTACCGGATGCTCGACCGCGACTTCCCCGCGATGGAAGCCGTTCACCACTACGAGCTGCTGGTCGAGGAGATCGAGCGCCGCGAGGTGCAGGCCGAGACACGCAGCGAACCCACCAAGGCCCGCGGTGGCTTCCGTGACAATTCCCTGTTCTCGCGCTTCGAGCTCTTCAGCGACGGCACCATGGTGGGCCACGTCAAGTACGAGATGAAGGGTCCGTACGCCGTGCTGATCCAGGCCGTCGTCGATCCGCAGTTCGACCCCGTCGACGTCGAACCCGCGCTGATCCGTCGGGTACTCCTCAACGCCCACCAGCGGCGCATCGCCGTCGTGCCCTACTGCCCGCGGGTCCGGGAGTTCCTCCGGGAGTTCCCCCAGTACCGCGCGCTCCTGCCCGTGGACCAGCGCAAGCGGCTCGAAGCGGCCCTGCTCGTCTCCGCGGACGCCTGA
- a CDS encoding pyridoxine/pyridoxamine 5'-phosphate oxidase, protein MSDPGMIRDIVRGVPVFPDEMPPFDPAAAPDSPIPLFVEWLERAVEDGVAAPHALNLATVGDDGLPDARIVILKDLTPEGWQVASSSDSPKGRQLAGTPSAALTFFWPEVGRQVRIRGAVSTGTTEENDADFQRRHPVARALVLAGGQSTVVRSRDDVDTAVAEQVRRLEAADRLASTTWTVFTVAPDAVEFWQADQERRHTRLLYSRFGEGWRREMLWP, encoded by the coding sequence ATGAGCGATCCAGGCATGATCCGCGACATCGTCCGCGGCGTTCCGGTGTTCCCCGACGAGATGCCGCCCTTCGACCCTGCGGCAGCCCCCGATTCCCCGATCCCGCTGTTCGTCGAGTGGCTGGAGCGGGCGGTGGAGGACGGCGTCGCCGCTCCCCACGCGCTCAACCTCGCGACGGTGGGGGACGACGGCCTGCCGGATGCGCGCATCGTGATCCTGAAGGACCTGACGCCCGAGGGATGGCAGGTGGCCTCCAGCAGCGACAGTCCGAAGGGCCGCCAGCTGGCGGGGACCCCCTCCGCCGCGCTGACCTTCTTCTGGCCGGAGGTCGGCCGCCAGGTCAGGATCCGGGGAGCGGTCTCCACCGGCACCACGGAGGAGAACGACGCCGATTTCCAGCGCCGCCACCCGGTGGCCCGTGCCCTGGTGCTGGCCGGCGGCCAGAGCACGGTGGTACGCAGTAGGGACGACGTCGACACCGCGGTGGCGGAGCAGGTGCGCCGCCTCGAGGCGGCGGACCGCCTCGCCTCGACCACCTGGACGGTCTTCACCGTGGCGCCCGACGCCGTCGAGTTCTGGCAGGCCGACCAGGAGCGGCGCCACACCCGCCTGCTGTACAGCCGCTTCGGTGAGGGCTGGCGCCGGGAGATGCTCTGGCCCTAG
- a CDS encoding DUF1684 domain-containing protein, translating into MTHVPTPEERWLRFRASRDAALAEEHGWLTLTSFQWLGREPARVDVVPGLWSSTDDAAQLTAGASDGLTDLTDPTGGRIVEGTVEATLEDEESLMWVAHGGEDGRRVVVELARRAGRYALRTRDASSPTRARFTGVPTFDYRPDLVVEGRFEPYGEPLHEPIPTAHPEVPGMHETAGDVVFSLPGDSHPFRLHAAQDASGALSITFHDTTNGITTAAWRKVTTRRPRPDGGVVLDFNRAINYPSAFTLYGTCPAPVGANTVDAPIEAGERSPAGVPAASHASVSG; encoded by the coding sequence GTGACCCATGTCCCGACCCCTGAGGAACGCTGGCTGCGCTTCCGGGCCTCCCGTGATGCGGCACTGGCCGAGGAGCACGGCTGGCTGACCCTGACGTCCTTCCAGTGGCTCGGCAGGGAGCCGGCGCGGGTCGACGTCGTGCCCGGGCTCTGGTCCTCCACGGACGACGCCGCGCAGCTGACCGCAGGGGCGTCGGACGGCCTGACCGATCTGACCGATCCGACGGGCGGCAGGATCGTGGAGGGGACCGTGGAGGCGACCCTCGAGGACGAGGAATCGCTGATGTGGGTGGCCCACGGCGGGGAGGACGGACGCCGCGTCGTCGTCGAACTGGCGCGGCGCGCCGGCCGCTACGCCCTCCGGACCAGGGATGCCTCCTCGCCCACGCGGGCCCGCTTCACCGGCGTGCCCACCTTCGACTACCGGCCCGATCTCGTGGTGGAGGGACGGTTCGAACCGTACGGGGAGCCCCTGCACGAACCGATCCCCACCGCCCACCCGGAGGTGCCCGGAATGCACGAGACGGCCGGCGACGTGGTCTTCTCCCTTCCCGGCGACAGCCACCCGTTCCGGCTCCACGCCGCCCAGGACGCGTCGGGGGCGCTCTCGATCACCTTCCACGACACGACGAACGGCATCACCACCGCGGCATGGCGCAAGGTGACCACGCGCCGGCCCCGCCCGGACGGCGGAGTGGTCCTCGACTTCAACCGGGCGATCAACTACCCGAGCGCCTTCACGCTCTACGGGACCTGCCCCGCACCGGTCGGCGCGAACACCGTCGACGCCCCCATCGAGGCGGGGGAGAGAAGCCCGGCGGGCGTTCCGGCGGCGTCTCACGCCTCCGTGTCGGGGTAG
- a CDS encoding TetR/AcrR family transcriptional regulator: MASPPEQPDAGPTPALRPLRRDARHNREVVLAAARRMFAVHGAECSFEDIAREAGVGVGTVYRRFPDRRTLIEAILEQRVTDVDAAVSEALALEDTWAAARLFIGSAARMQLEDRGLRELLHDHGFVSAGLAMLRHRIAPAAEEFAARLRHDGAREDLTGDDVLVLIRMLGSLPPEAGTASPTGRDAGFERYLGLVLDGVRRRPATEG; this comes from the coding sequence GTGGCGTCCCCGCCTGAGCAGCCCGACGCCGGTCCGACGCCCGCCCTGCGGCCGCTCCGGCGGGACGCCCGGCACAACCGCGAGGTGGTCCTCGCCGCCGCCCGGCGCATGTTCGCCGTCCACGGCGCGGAGTGCAGCTTCGAGGACATCGCCCGCGAGGCCGGCGTGGGCGTGGGGACCGTGTACCGACGGTTCCCCGATCGCCGCACCCTCATCGAGGCCATCCTCGAACAGCGCGTGACGGACGTCGACGCGGCGGTGTCCGAGGCCCTCGCGCTCGAGGACACCTGGGCGGCAGCGCGCCTGTTCATCGGCTCCGCGGCCCGCATGCAGCTCGAGGACCGCGGACTGCGGGAGCTCCTGCACGACCACGGCTTCGTGTCCGCGGGGCTCGCGATGCTGCGGCATCGGATCGCTCCGGCCGCCGAGGAGTTCGCCGCACGGCTGAGGCACGACGGCGCGCGGGAGGACCTCACCGGCGACGACGTGCTGGTGCTCATCCGCATGCTGGGCTCACTGCCTCCGGAGGCAGGCACAGCCAGCCCGACCGGCCGGGATGCGGGGTTCGAGCGATACCTCGGCCTCGTCCTGGACGGCGTCCGCCGGCGGCCGGCCACCGAAGGATAA
- a CDS encoding aldo/keto reductase: MAPAPTVLLRSGAHLPLLGLGTWPLNDAEAADTVDLALRTGYRLIDTAENYRNERGVGEGIRRSGVPREELFVTTKFNREHHSREGVRRAFETSAGLLGLDYVDLLLVHWPNPGQGRHVEAVEGIVALMEEGLVRAVGTSNYKPAHLQQVIDAGMIPDVNQIQLDPQRPRIVDRAFHNEYGIVTQAWSPLGQGSGLLDEPAVVAIAEAHGRTPAQVVLRWHVQQGVVAIPKSSNPERLARNLDIFDFELSGAELAALYVLDAGRADVVDSDEFGH, encoded by the coding sequence ATGGCACCCGCCCCCACCGTCCTGCTCCGCAGCGGCGCCCACCTCCCCCTCCTCGGCCTCGGCACGTGGCCGCTGAACGACGCCGAGGCCGCGGACACCGTGGATCTCGCCCTCAGGACCGGCTACCGGCTGATCGATACGGCGGAGAACTACCGGAACGAGCGGGGCGTCGGGGAGGGCATCCGCCGCTCCGGGGTCCCGCGGGAGGAGCTGTTCGTCACGACGAAGTTCAACCGCGAACACCACAGCCGGGAGGGCGTTCGGCGCGCCTTCGAGACCAGCGCCGGACTGCTGGGCCTCGACTACGTCGACCTGCTGCTGGTCCACTGGCCCAATCCCGGCCAGGGGCGCCACGTCGAAGCGGTCGAGGGCATCGTCGCGCTGATGGAGGAGGGCCTCGTCCGCGCCGTGGGCACGTCGAACTACAAGCCGGCGCATCTGCAGCAGGTCATCGACGCCGGGATGATCCCTGACGTGAACCAGATCCAGCTCGACCCGCAGCGGCCGCGCATCGTGGACCGCGCGTTCCACAACGAATACGGCATCGTGACCCAGGCCTGGAGCCCGCTGGGCCAGGGCAGCGGGCTGCTCGACGAGCCCGCCGTCGTCGCGATCGCCGAGGCCCACGGCCGGACGCCCGCGCAGGTGGTGCTGCGCTGGCACGTCCAGCAGGGCGTGGTCGCCATCCCGAAGTCCTCGAACCCCGAGCGGCTGGCCCGGAACCTGGACATCTTCGACTTCGAGCTCTCCGGGGCGGAGCTGGCCGCCCTCTACGTTCTCGACGCCGGCCGGGCCGACGTCGTCGATTCGGACGAGTTCGGGCACTGA
- a CDS encoding amino acid permease, which translates to MSDKSALQGSRSVLRRKPIDNVEDETGRSTLFKSLGLWQLTAIGVGGIIGVGIFTLAGLVANGGPDGEPVGPAVLISFLIAGLASAAAALSYAEFAGMIPRAGSAYTYGYVALGEIVGWFIGWDLLLEYIAIVAVVAIGISGYFTEFMSGIGITVPTWMQGTPDTIEGGVINVPAIVVCLLVTFILSRGTKTFGRFELVAVGLKILLILGIVGLGFFYVNAENYSPFVPSGFGAVFAGAATVFFAVFGYDAMSTAAEEAKDGKKHMPKAILLSLLIAMILYVLATLVLTGMQNYKDISPTAGFASAFQSVGLPVVATVISAFAVISILTVMLTFLLGVTRVWFSMSRDGLLPAWFSTTDRNGTPQRVTWIAGIASAFLAGVFPIRAVADLTNIGILAAFVVVCIAVIVLRRTRPEVPRTFKLPLMPIVPAFGVLASLFLMLQLHWETWLRFGVWLLIGLAIYFFYGRKHSLMNPDSPRHALMKQQA; encoded by the coding sequence ATGTCGGACAAATCAGCCCTGCAAGGCTCACGATCGGTGTTGCGGCGCAAACCGATCGACAACGTCGAGGACGAGACGGGCCGCTCGACCCTGTTCAAGAGCCTCGGCCTCTGGCAGCTGACCGCCATCGGCGTCGGCGGCATCATCGGCGTCGGGATCTTCACGCTCGCGGGGCTCGTCGCGAACGGCGGCCCGGACGGCGAGCCGGTGGGCCCGGCCGTCCTCATCTCGTTCCTCATCGCGGGCCTGGCCAGTGCGGCCGCCGCGCTGTCCTACGCCGAGTTCGCCGGGATGATCCCCCGCGCCGGCTCCGCCTATACCTACGGCTACGTGGCCCTCGGTGAGATCGTCGGCTGGTTCATCGGCTGGGACCTGCTCCTCGAGTACATCGCGATCGTGGCCGTCGTGGCCATCGGTATCTCGGGGTACTTCACCGAGTTCATGTCCGGCATCGGCATCACCGTGCCCACGTGGATGCAGGGCACGCCGGACACGATCGAGGGCGGCGTGATCAACGTGCCGGCCATCGTGGTCTGCCTGCTCGTGACCTTCATCCTCAGCCGCGGCACCAAGACCTTCGGCCGGTTCGAGCTCGTGGCGGTCGGCCTGAAGATCCTGCTGATCCTCGGCATCGTGGGCCTCGGCTTCTTCTACGTGAACGCCGAGAACTACTCGCCGTTCGTCCCGTCCGGTTTCGGCGCCGTCTTCGCCGGTGCCGCCACCGTGTTCTTCGCCGTGTTCGGGTACGACGCCATGAGCACCGCCGCCGAGGAGGCCAAGGACGGCAAGAAGCACATGCCGAAGGCCATCCTCCTGTCCCTCCTCATCGCGATGATCCTGTACGTCCTGGCGACCCTCGTGCTCACCGGGATGCAGAACTACAAGGACATCAGCCCCACCGCAGGCTTCGCCTCGGCCTTCCAGTCCGTGGGGCTCCCCGTCGTCGCGACGGTCATCTCGGCCTTCGCCGTCATCTCCATCCTCACCGTCATGCTGACCTTCCTCCTCGGCGTCACCCGCGTCTGGTTCTCGATGAGCCGCGACGGGCTCCTGCCGGCCTGGTTCTCGACGACGGACCGCAACGGCACGCCGCAGCGCGTCACCTGGATCGCCGGGATCGCCTCGGCGTTCCTCGCCGGGGTGTTCCCCATCCGCGCGGTCGCCGACCTCACCAACATCGGCATCCTCGCGGCGTTCGTCGTCGTCTGCATCGCGGTGATCGTGCTGCGGCGCACGCGTCCCGAGGTGCCCCGGACGTTCAAGCTGCCGCTGATGCCGATCGTCCCCGCGTTCGGCGTCCTCGCATCGCTGTTCCTGATGCTGCAGCTGCACTGGGAGACGTGGCTGCGCTTCGGCGTGTGGCTCCTGATCGGCCTCGCCATCTACTTCTTCTACGGCCGGAAGCACTCGCTCATGAACCCGGACAGCCCGCGCCACGCGCTCATGAAGCAGCAGGCCTAG
- a CDS encoding alpha-ketoglutarate-dependent dioxygenase AlkB family protein, whose product MTDPFDALIPRPRRELAPGAVHIPDWLDPDRQRRLVDLCRTWASGPVPMRAVTMPTGGVMSVKSVSLGWHWLPYRYSRTADDVGGAAVAPFPDVLRSLGRDAVTAAYGEHAGSSYEPDAALVNYYDDAARMGMHQDREERVSAPVVSLSLGAACVFRFGTTESRNRPWQDVQLASGDLFVFGGPSRFAYHGVLRTLPGTAPPGIGFEGRLNITLRQTGLG is encoded by the coding sequence GTGACCGATCCGTTCGACGCCCTGATTCCCCGCCCGCGACGGGAGCTCGCGCCCGGCGCCGTGCACATCCCCGACTGGCTGGACCCCGACCGGCAGCGCCGCCTGGTGGACCTCTGCCGCACCTGGGCGAGCGGTCCCGTCCCGATGCGCGCGGTGACCATGCCGACCGGCGGCGTGATGTCCGTGAAGAGCGTGAGCCTCGGCTGGCACTGGCTGCCGTACCGGTACAGCCGCACGGCCGACGACGTCGGAGGCGCCGCCGTCGCGCCCTTCCCGGACGTGCTGCGCTCGCTGGGGCGTGACGCCGTGACGGCCGCCTACGGGGAGCACGCGGGCTCCTCCTACGAGCCCGACGCCGCCCTCGTGAACTACTACGACGACGCGGCCCGGATGGGCATGCACCAGGACCGCGAGGAGCGGGTGAGCGCTCCGGTCGTCTCACTGAGTCTCGGTGCGGCGTGCGTGTTCCGCTTCGGCACCACGGAAAGCCGGAACCGCCCCTGGCAGGACGTGCAGCTCGCCTCCGGCGATCTGTTCGTCTTCGGCGGACCCTCGCGCTTCGCCTACCACGGTGTCCTGCGGACCCTTCCCGGGACCGCGCCGCCCGGCATCGGCTTCGAAGGGCGGCTCAACATCACGCTGCGGCAGACGGGCCTCGGTTAG
- a CDS encoding NADP-dependent oxidoreductase, translating into MTASTQIQLVRRPVGAPTQEDFATVAVELPGLGEDEVRVRNEYVSVDPYMRGRMNDSRSYVAPFGLDETMTGGAVGRVVESTSETMPVGSAVLHGYGWRDVAQGPAAHFSPLPETELPLSVFLGAAGMTGLTAYAGLKRVAGLKEGDVVFISGAAGAVGSIAGQIARKLGASRVIGSAGSAEKVALLKEKYGYDEAFNYKDAPVRRQLRDLTPDGIDVYFDNVGGDHLEAAIDRLNRGGRAALCGAISQYNNTERTPGPDNMANLVMRSLTLEGFIVGQHQDLQAEFAERMTGWLADGSIVFDETVVDGIQNAVEAFLDMMNGANTGKMLVRA; encoded by the coding sequence ATGACCGCCAGTACCCAGATCCAGCTCGTCCGCCGTCCGGTCGGCGCGCCGACCCAGGAGGACTTCGCCACCGTGGCAGTGGAACTGCCCGGACTCGGCGAGGACGAAGTGCGGGTCCGTAACGAGTACGTGTCCGTGGACCCCTACATGCGCGGCCGGATGAACGACTCCAGGTCGTACGTCGCCCCCTTCGGACTCGACGAGACCATGACCGGCGGAGCGGTGGGCCGGGTGGTCGAATCCACGTCCGAGACGATGCCCGTCGGCTCGGCCGTCCTCCACGGCTACGGATGGCGCGACGTCGCGCAGGGTCCGGCCGCCCACTTCTCGCCCCTGCCGGAGACGGAACTGCCGCTGTCCGTCTTCCTCGGTGCCGCGGGCATGACCGGCCTCACCGCCTACGCGGGACTCAAGCGGGTGGCCGGGCTGAAGGAGGGCGACGTCGTCTTCATCTCCGGCGCGGCCGGCGCCGTCGGCTCCATCGCCGGCCAGATCGCCCGCAAGCTGGGCGCCTCGCGCGTGATCGGCTCGGCCGGCTCGGCGGAGAAGGTGGCCCTCCTCAAGGAGAAGTACGGCTACGACGAGGCGTTCAACTACAAGGACGCCCCCGTGCGCCGGCAGCTCCGCGACCTCACGCCGGACGGGATCGACGTCTACTTCGACAACGTGGGCGGGGACCACCTCGAGGCCGCCATCGACCGCCTCAACCGGGGGGGACGTGCGGCGCTGTGCGGCGCGATCTCGCAGTACAACAACACCGAGCGCACCCCCGGACCCGACAACATGGCGAACCTGGTCATGCGGTCCCTCACGCTGGAGGGCTTCATCGTGGGCCAGCACCAGGACCTGCAGGCCGAATTCGCGGAGCGCATGACCGGCTGGCTCGCCGACGGCAGCATCGTGTTCGACGAGACCGTGGTGGACGGCATCCAGAACGCCGTCGAAGCCTTCCTGGACATGATGAACGGCGCCAACACCGGCAAGATGCTCGTCCGCGCCTGA